The Xenopus laevis strain J_2021 chromosome 5L, Xenopus_laevis_v10.1, whole genome shotgun sequence genome has a segment encoding these proteins:
- the odc1.L gene encoding ornithine decarboxylase 1, translating to MNSFSNDDFDFSFLEEGFSARDIVEQKINEVSLSDDKDAFYVADLGDIVKKHVRWFKALPRVTPFYAVKCNDGKAIVKTLSILGAGFDCASKTEIQLVQSIGVSPERIIYANPCKQVSQIKYAASCGVEKMTFDSEVELMKVARNHPNAKLVLRIATDDSKAVCRLSVKFGATLKTSRLLLERAKELNVDIIGVSFHVGSGCTDPQTYVQAVSDARCVFDMGAELGFNMHLLDIGGGFPGSEDVKLKFEEITSVINPALDKYFPADSGVKIIAEPGRYYVASSFTLAVNIIAKKVMVNEQSGSDDEEDAANDKTLMYYVNDGVYGSFNCILFDHAHVKPVLTKKPKPDEKFYSSSIWGPTCDGLDRIVERFELPELQVGDWMLFENMGAYTVAAASTFNGFQRPTLYYVMSRPHWQLMHDIKEHGILPEVPDLSALHVSCAQESGMELAPAVCTAASINV from the exons ATGAACAGCTTCAGCAATGACGACTTTGACTTCAGCTTCCTGGAGGAAGGCTTCTCTGCCAGGGATATCGTGGAGCAAAAGATCAATGAAGTGTCCTTATCT GACGACAAAGATGCCTTTTATGTTGCTGATCTTGGCGACATTGTGAAAAAGCATGTGCGTTGGTTTAAAGCGCTCCCCCGTGTCACTCCGTTTTATGCCGTAAAATGCAATGATGGCAAAGCCATTGTGAAGACTCTCTCCATTCTTGGTGCCGGCTTTGACTGTGCCAGTAAG ACTGAAATCCAACTAGTACAGAGTATTGGAGTTTCCCCCGAGCGGATTATCTATGCAAACCCGTGTAAACAAGTTTCCCAGATCAAATACGCAGCTAGCTGTGGTGTGGAGAAGATGACTTTTGATAGTGAAGTTGAATTGATGAAAGTGGCAAGGAATCACCCGAATGCAAA GCTTGTTCTACGCATAGCAACTGATGACTCAAAAGCAGTCTGCCGCCTCAGTGTGAAATTTGGTGCCACCCTTAAAACAAGCAGGCTGCTTCTGGAGCGGGCAAAGGAGCTTAATGTGGATATAATTGGTGTGAG TTTCCATGTTGGCAGTGGCTGCACTGATCCACAGACTTATGTACAAGCTGTCTCAGATGCACGATGTGTCTTTGACATGGGG GCTGAGCTTGGCTTTAACATGCATCTACTTGATATTGGTGGTGGATTCCCTGGTTCAGAGGATGTGAAACTGAAGTTTGAAGAG ATCACATCTGTGATAAACCCAGCCCTGGATAAATACTTCCCAGCAGATTCTGGCGTTAAAATCATTGCAGAGCCTGGGAGATACTATGTTGCCTCATCTTTCACCCTGGCAGTTAATATCATTGCCAAGAAAGTTATGGTGAATGAGCAAAGTGGATCTGATG ATGAAGAAGATGCTGCCAATGACAAAACTCTGATGTACTACGTCAATGATGGAGTGTATGGATCTTTCAACTGCATCTTGTTTGATCATGCACATGTCAAGCCAGTTCTAACAAAG AAACCCAAACCAGATGAGAAGTTCTACTCGAGCAGCATTTGGGGACCAACGTGTGATGGGCTGGATCGTATCGTAGAAAGGTTTGAGCTGCCGGAGCTGCAAGTTGGAGACTGGATGTTGTTTGAAAACATGGGTGCCTACACTGTTGCTGCAGCCTCGACATTCAATGGATTTCAGAGACCAACCCTTTATTATGTTATGTCAAGACCACACTG gcaaCTGATGCATGATATTAAAGAACATGGCATTCTCCCTGAAGTACCAGATCTGAGTGCACTCCATGTATCCTGTGCTCAGGAGAGCGGAATGGAACTTGCACCTGCTGTCTGTACTGCTGCCAGCATCAATGTATAG